The Conger conger chromosome 11, fConCon1.1, whole genome shotgun sequence genome includes the window TTGTAGCAGGATGGGGAGTCACCAGAAATGGTGGTACAATGTCAGACGTTTTGATGTCAGCCAATGTCACAGTCATTGACAGAGCCCTGTGCAACTCCAAGGATTACTACAACCTGGACCCCATCATCACCAATGAAATGTTGTGTGCAGGGTCTAAGGACAAGAGTCACGCAGACACCTGCCAAGTGAGTctcatatgtacatacacatgcacacacacacacacacacacacacacacaaagactgaaacacacacacacacctgttcagtGAGtctcatatgtacacacacacacacacacacacacacacacacacacacacacacacacacacacacacacacacacacacacacacacacacacacacacacacacacacacacacacgcacacgcacacagaaacatacacatacctgcaacaacacacaaacacacatgctcaatAACACAGTTTGTATTACATAAGGCACACCCcagtaaattaaatattaattaaaggaAATATAGTTTGTAAAGTGTAATTTGACTGTTGTGTTAAGAtagggctgagtgtgtgtttcttctCTGTGTGCCAGGGAGACTCCGGAGGTCCACTGCTGTGTGAAGGGAAACTTAGGGGGGTCACTTCATTTGGGGGGGAAGTCTGTAGCGTTAAGGACAAACCAGGTGTCTATGCAGCACTCACCAAGGAACAGACACAATGGATCCGCAAGACCATTGAAAgcctgctgtgatgtcatccaTAGCTTGTCTTCCATATTACTTTTGCATTCTTccaataatttaatatttatattaatatgaaCAATTGGACTGCTTGTTGTAAAcgtaataaaaaaactaaacgtTCACATCGTTTCCccttttttgaaatgtaataataCTTTATCGTCATAATAAACTGATTGCAAGATGAGTTTAGGCGGAATTATTTTTGGTAGCTGATCAGTTTGCAGGTAGTGTCAAAGTCCGGGGGCTGGTGAATAGTAATAcaaaagtttccttttattagttttttacaatcagtttgacactaatttctgaaccttgaggtcatttttcaaaactgtagacaaGAAACTCAAAAATCATTTGATCACTGAAACAAATCACTAGTTCACAATGACTCAACTTaactttcaaagtattagcgtttcaaaatgaaatacacacatttgaaaatacttaattcattacaatgcatctaactaccaatgtatccaactgctcaaaatgataagtaactgtAACACTACCCCCaaagcatagttttacagaaacagattacttgtaacaacattccctgtttagatcatgaatgttttaggataaacaAGTCAATTGACACcaattggctcaggtggtaagagcaatcgtctggcagtgtgagtgaatgggtgaatgacaagcatcaattgtacagtgctttggataaaggcactatataaattacCATTCACAAATGACTTTATaacaggatcaattttaccacatCAAGATTTCATCACCATACTTTGTTACAGGGGTTTTCAACGCGTTGTCACACTGTGACATACGGTCAGAGACCCAAGTGCAGACCAATGGATAATCAGAACGTGGTTTATTCAGTCC containing:
- the LOC133140531 gene encoding granzyme A-like yields the protein MSCTEPIVSSVLLGVHTRSKSEMEYRQLQKVKHSVLHPFYDQDTKDNDLMLVKLDRKAKKTKAVRPLTLPPPVQDVPAGTGCVVAGWGVTRNGGTMSDVLMSANVTVIDRALCNSKDYYNLDPIITNEMLCAGSKDKSHADTCQGDSGGPLLCEGKLRGVTSFGGEVCSVKDKPGVYAALTKEQTQWIRKTIESLL